One stretch of Thermodesulfobacteriota bacterium DNA includes these proteins:
- a CDS encoding late competence development ComFB family protein, which yields MTIRSVVQEARDRGRLTHSAQGQLARLIELSEGLPEEDYRALVELRAAIEAGWVRVETRRAYRNIMEELAVEEIEARWADEGGGGVDRGDVLACALNRLPPLYATTDVGAQYQRERARHELRSLVAEQVTVALHRARERPEPLPERRPLGADASEPLLRHIASLLHRFASDYELPG from the coding sequence ATGACCATCCGCAGCGTCGTCCAGGAAGCCCGCGACCGGGGACGCCTGACCCACTCGGCCCAGGGGCAGCTCGCGCGCCTCATCGAGCTCTCCGAGGGGCTCCCGGAGGAGGACTACCGCGCGCTCGTGGAGCTGCGCGCGGCCATCGAGGCCGGGTGGGTGCGGGTCGAGACGCGACGCGCCTACCGCAACATCATGGAGGAGCTCGCGGTCGAGGAGATCGAGGCCCGCTGGGCAGACGAGGGGGGCGGGGGCGTCGACCGGGGGGATGTGCTGGCCTGCGCCCTCAACCGGCTGCCTCCCCTCTACGCCACGACCGACGTGGGTGCCCAGTATCAACGGGAGCGGGCCCGGCACGAGCTGCGGAGCCTGGTCGCCGAGCAGGTGACGGTGGCCCTGCACCGGGCCCGGGAGCGGCCCGAACCCCTGCCGGAGCGCCGTCCCCTGGGGGCGGACGCCAGCGAGCCCCTGCTGCGGCACATTGCCTCCCTGCTCCACCGGTTCGCGTCGGACTACGAGCTGCCGGGCTGA
- a CDS encoding SEC-C metal-binding domain-containing protein: MNLRRLVDRAGMPPEAGEAMVRALRGAGYDTADEAQQVTGMTALLAALRVFDALTEPPLQAPYRPGRNDPCPCGSGRKYKKCCGTKAAAAPEPAQEERFVPSSPLEDPQLVPRLHEPESFAEDMTHLQTLFGEEPALDSLRFDGTAVADFVAHRIERSEELWGTGDPDDDTDRVGQLAAQYMQEMELPPILRRLPAAILRAAPEVVRDAQDFRSMALAVALADLPPVEETPGEDGLAEAANPLHALIFRQTLGELLDRWAAALEEGEAS; the protein is encoded by the coding sequence ATGAATCTGCGTCGTCTCGTCGATCGGGCGGGCATGCCCCCCGAGGCCGGGGAGGCAATGGTCCGGGCGTTGCGCGGCGCCGGCTACGACACGGCGGACGAGGCTCAGCAGGTCACGGGCATGACCGCCCTGCTGGCGGCCCTTCGGGTGTTCGACGCCCTTACGGAGCCGCCGCTGCAGGCGCCGTACCGTCCGGGGCGCAACGACCCCTGTCCCTGCGGCAGCGGCCGCAAGTACAAGAAATGCTGTGGGACCAAGGCGGCTGCGGCCCCCGAGCCCGCGCAGGAGGAGCGCTTCGTCCCCTCCTCCCCCCTGGAAGACCCGCAGCTCGTCCCGCGCCTCCACGAACCGGAGAGCTTCGCAGAGGACATGACCCACCTGCAGACCCTGTTCGGGGAGGAGCCGGCCCTGGACTCCTTGCGGTTCGACGGCACGGCCGTGGCGGACTTCGTGGCGCACCGGATCGAGAGGTCGGAGGAGCTGTGGGGCACCGGAGATCCGGACGATGACACCGATCGCGTCGGCCAGCTCGCCGCCCAGTACATGCAGGAGATGGAACTGCCACCGATCCTCCGCCGGCTTCCTGCAGCGATCCTGCGGGCGGCGCCGGAGGTCGTCCGGGACGCCCAGGACTTTCGCAGCATGGCCTTGGCGGTGGCCCTCGCCGACCTCCCCCCGGTGGAGGAGACCCCTGGCGAGGATGGGTTGGCAGAGGCGGCCAACCCCCTCCACGCCCTCATCTTCCGCCAGACGCTCGGAGAGCTCCTCGATCGATGGGCGGCAGCCCTCGAAGAGGGGGAAGCCTCCTGA
- a CDS encoding dienelactone hydrolase family protein — translation MRSVAAAVAISSLLFAAPLLAGEGDTVPYEVAGKAYEGYYVAPRPGAPLVLLIHDWDGLGDYEVKRSQMLAELGYAVFAADLFGAGVRPATLEDRRRHTGQLYADRAKLRTLLKGALDAAKGRGADLGNAVAMGYCFGGAAVLELARSGADLKGFVSFHGGLETPAGQDYSRAKGQYLVLHGTADTAVTLDHFAGLAAELEAAGLPHEMVTYGGAPHAFTVFGGDRHREDADRKSWALFARFLADVLGNLRTSPPG, via the coding sequence ATGCGCTCTGTTGCCGCCGCCGTCGCCATCTCGAGCCTTCTTTTCGCTGCGCCCCTGCTCGCCGGGGAGGGCGACACCGTCCCCTACGAGGTCGCGGGGAAGGCCTACGAGGGGTACTACGTCGCTCCCCGGCCGGGGGCCCCCCTGGTGCTCCTCATCCACGACTGGGACGGGCTCGGAGACTACGAGGTGAAGCGCTCTCAGATGCTGGCGGAGCTCGGGTATGCCGTCTTCGCCGCAGACCTCTTCGGGGCCGGGGTGCGGCCGGCCACCCTGGAGGACCGGCGCCGGCACACCGGCCAGCTCTATGCCGACCGCGCGAAGTTGCGCACCCTCCTCAAGGGGGCCCTCGACGCCGCGAAGGGCAGGGGGGCGGATCTCGGCAACGCCGTGGCCATGGGGTACTGCTTCGGCGGCGCGGCCGTGCTGGAGCTGGCCCGCTCCGGGGCCGACCTCAAGGGCTTCGTGAGCTTCCACGGGGGACTCGAAACCCCCGCGGGGCAAGACTACTCCCGGGCCAAGGGGCAGTACCTGGTCCTCCACGGCACCGCCGACACGGCGGTCACCCTGGATCACTTCGCGGGCCTCGCGGCCGAGCTGGAAGCCGCGGGTCTCCCCCACGAGATGGTCACCTACGGCGGCGCGCCCCACGCCTTCACGGTGTTCGGCGGCGACCGGCACCGGGAAGACGCCGACCGAAAGTCCTGGGCGCTCTTTGCCCGGTTCCTGGCGGACGTGCTCGGGAACCTCAGGACTTCGCCGCCCGGTTGA
- a CDS encoding DUF1858 domain-containing protein, producing MDRYTKGFVVASLVYFVLASLLGLWMGLGTAPSWARFAHVHFNLLGFMAMMIYGVGYFVLPRFNARELKWPFLVPLHFWASNVGLVGLVATYPEMPSTGFAAFGALSAASAVLFAVNIGATVLAAETSTEGEEEAQPATAPQAAPPVGPDTRVGELLTRWPATADVLVAQGLTALADPAHREQVKQLPVTLAMACQRHGLDLEAVVGAVREVTGSAGAGASGGPAPIRADQVLGDILAAHPETEGVFRKYYGSGCFSCPGQATETVKQSAMIHNVDVKKLLEELNRAAKS from the coding sequence GTGGACCGCTACACCAAGGGCTTCGTCGTCGCCTCTCTCGTCTACTTCGTGCTGGCTTCCCTGCTCGGCCTCTGGATGGGGCTCGGCACGGCGCCCTCGTGGGCCCGGTTCGCCCACGTGCACTTCAACCTGCTCGGTTTCATGGCCATGATGATCTACGGCGTGGGGTACTTCGTGCTCCCGCGCTTCAACGCCCGAGAGCTCAAGTGGCCCTTCCTCGTTCCCCTGCACTTCTGGGCGTCCAACGTGGGGCTGGTGGGGCTGGTGGCCACCTATCCCGAGATGCCTTCCACCGGGTTTGCGGCCTTCGGCGCGCTCTCGGCGGCGTCGGCGGTGCTCTTCGCGGTGAACATCGGGGCCACGGTGCTGGCGGCGGAAACGTCGACGGAGGGCGAAGAGGAAGCCCAGCCCGCCACTGCCCCCCAGGCCGCTCCCCCGGTGGGTCCCGACACCCGGGTGGGGGAGCTCCTGACCCGGTGGCCCGCAACGGCCGACGTCCTGGTGGCCCAGGGGCTGACGGCCCTCGCGGACCCGGCGCACCGGGAGCAGGTAAAGCAGCTCCCCGTGACCCTGGCCATGGCCTGCCAGCGCCACGGGCTCGACCTGGAGGCCGTGGTCGGGGCGGTGCGGGAGGTCACGGGGTCCGCCGGGGCCGGAGCTTCGGGCGGACCTGCCCCCATCCGGGCCGACCAGGTGCTGGGCGACATTCTCGCCGCGCACCCGGAGACGGAGGGGGTGTTCCGCAAGTACTACGGCTCGGGCTGCTTCTCGTGCCCCGGGCAGGCCACCGAGACCGTCAAGCAGAGCGCCATGATCCACAACGTGGACGTTAAGAAACTGCTGGAGGAGCTCAACCGGGCGGCGAAGTCCTGA
- a CDS encoding rhodanese-like domain-containing protein, whose product MKKSGGIALTLTIGLLVGTAALAADVETPRELAGGKILTAAQAKDLVGKAHFFDMRKAVNYGRGHIPGAVALPYDQKSALSADFDASLDRLDAAQLPADKGAAVVFYSDGPTGWKSYKAAVLSIRDGYTNVMWFRGGTAEWTAAGYPLN is encoded by the coding sequence ATGAAGAAGTCTGGCGGAATTGCGCTCACCCTGACCATCGGGCTCCTTGTGGGCACGGCTGCCCTTGCGGCCGACGTGGAGACACCCAGAGAGCTGGCCGGGGGCAAGATCCTCACGGCGGCCCAGGCCAAAGACCTCGTCGGCAAGGCCCACTTCTTCGACATGCGAAAGGCCGTCAACTACGGTCGCGGCCACATCCCGGGCGCCGTGGCGCTTCCCTACGACCAGAAGAGCGCCCTGAGCGCCGACTTCGACGCCTCGCTGGACCGGCTCGACGCCGCCCAGCTGCCGGCGGACAAGGGCGCGGCGGTGGTCTTCTACAGCGACGGCCCGACGGGCTGGAAGTCCTACAAGGCCGCCGTCCTCTCGATTCGCGACGGCTACACGAACGTCATGTGGTTCCGGGGCGGCACGGCGGAGTGGACCGCGGCGGGCTACCCCCTCAACTAG
- a CDS encoding response regulator transcription factor: MKPARNIIIADPREMVREGLSVLLDAHPEITVVGQAGTGDEAIRLVLELAPDVVLMETALPDMDGETATREIKAQAPQTRVLILTEELSDAAIRSAFRSGADGYVIKQADADEIQMAIARAVRGFPYLGPEVTARVLEVYLAAEGSAGGAPGALRVLTQRERELLALVAQGLTSREIGERLGISHRTADKHKANIMKKLGIHNASALTAFAIRELRA; encoded by the coding sequence ATGAAGCCTGCGCGCAACATCATCATTGCAGACCCCCGGGAGATGGTGCGGGAGGGGCTGAGCGTGCTTCTGGACGCCCACCCGGAGATCACCGTGGTCGGCCAGGCGGGGACGGGTGACGAGGCGATACGGCTCGTGCTGGAGCTCGCCCCCGACGTGGTCCTGATGGAGACGGCCCTGCCCGACATGGACGGGGAGACGGCCACCCGGGAGATCAAGGCCCAGGCCCCCCAGACCCGGGTCCTCATCCTCACGGAGGAGCTCTCGGATGCGGCCATCCGCTCCGCCTTCCGGTCGGGGGCCGACGGCTACGTGATCAAGCAGGCCGACGCCGACGAGATCCAGATGGCCATCGCCCGGGCGGTGCGCGGCTTTCCGTACCTGGGGCCGGAGGTGACGGCGCGGGTGTTGGAGGTCTACCTGGCGGCTGAGGGAAGCGCCGGCGGCGCGCCCGGGGCCTTGCGGGTGCTGACCCAGCGGGAGCGGGAGCTCCTGGCCCTGGTGGCCCAGGGGCTGACCAGCCGGGAGATCGGCGAGCGGCTCGGCATCAGCCACCGCACGGCCGACAAACACAAGGCCAACATCATGAAGAAGCTGGGGATCCACAACGCCTCGGCGCTCACGGCCTTTGCCATTCGCGAGCTCCGGGCGTGA
- a CDS encoding RtcB family protein has product METHVHIEKVDDYRWRIPREGAMRVPGLLYATETMIPQIRSEKAAEQVRNVATLPGILGASLAMPDVHWGYGFPIGGVAATDAETGVISPGGVGYDINCGCRLLTTELERAEVAPRVRELAGLLFSRVPSGVGSTGPIRLNKKEQREVVTRGAAWAVEAGYGRLEDLEVTEEGGCLAGADPAAISERAYERGFNQVGTLGSGNHFLEVQYVERVFDPEAAAAFGLREGQVTVMIHSGSRGFGYQVCDDYLKVMAREVARSGIELPDRQLACAYLSTPAAREYLTAMAGAANYAWANRQALMHWAREAFQEFFRASPRDLGLRLVYDVAHNIAKRERHRVEGQERWVMVHRKGATRAFGPGRPEVPPRYRAVGQPVMIPGDMGRASYVLAGTERAMEETFGSTCHGAGRLLSRHAALKKKHGAQVRRDLEAQGIWVFSAGVKTLAEEMPEAYKDVDDVVDAVAGAGISRRVARLRPMGVVKG; this is encoded by the coding sequence GTGGAAACCCATGTACACATCGAGAAGGTGGACGACTACCGCTGGCGCATCCCCCGGGAAGGCGCCATGCGCGTGCCCGGCCTCCTCTACGCCACCGAAACGATGATTCCCCAGATCCGCTCCGAGAAGGCCGCGGAGCAGGTGCGCAACGTCGCGACCCTGCCGGGGATTCTGGGCGCCAGCCTGGCCATGCCCGACGTGCACTGGGGGTACGGGTTCCCCATTGGGGGGGTGGCGGCCACCGACGCGGAGACGGGGGTGATCTCGCCGGGGGGAGTGGGCTACGACATCAACTGCGGGTGCCGGCTCCTCACCACCGAGCTGGAGCGGGCCGAGGTGGCCCCCCGCGTGCGGGAGCTCGCCGGGCTGCTCTTCAGCCGGGTTCCCTCGGGGGTGGGCTCCACCGGCCCCATCCGCCTGAACAAGAAGGAACAGAGAGAGGTCGTCACCCGCGGCGCGGCCTGGGCCGTGGAGGCGGGCTACGGCCGCCTCGAGGACCTGGAGGTGACCGAGGAGGGAGGGTGCCTGGCGGGCGCCGACCCGGCGGCGATCTCGGAGCGGGCCTACGAGCGGGGCTTCAACCAGGTGGGGACCCTGGGGTCGGGGAACCACTTCCTGGAGGTCCAGTACGTGGAGAGGGTCTTCGATCCGGAGGCCGCGGCGGCCTTCGGCCTGCGGGAGGGGCAGGTGACGGTGATGATCCACTCCGGGAGCCGGGGTTTCGGCTACCAGGTGTGCGACGACTACCTGAAGGTCATGGCCCGGGAGGTGGCCCGGTCCGGCATCGAGCTGCCCGACCGGCAGCTCGCCTGCGCCTACCTCTCGACCCCGGCCGCCCGGGAGTACCTGACCGCCATGGCCGGAGCCGCCAACTACGCCTGGGCCAACCGCCAGGCCCTGATGCACTGGGCCCGGGAGGCCTTCCAGGAGTTCTTCCGGGCCTCGCCCCGGGACCTGGGCCTTCGGCTCGTCTACGACGTGGCCCACAACATCGCCAAGCGGGAGCGCCACCGCGTGGAGGGGCAGGAGCGCTGGGTGATGGTGCACCGCAAGGGAGCCACCCGGGCCTTCGGGCCCGGGCGGCCCGAGGTTCCCCCCCGCTACCGGGCCGTGGGGCAGCCCGTGATGATCCCGGGCGACATGGGCCGGGCCTCCTACGTGCTGGCCGGCACCGAGCGGGCCATGGAAGAGACCTTCGGCTCCACCTGCCACGGGGCGGGCCGTCTGCTGTCGCGCCACGCAGCCCTCAAGAAGAAGCACGGGGCCCAGGTGCGCAGGGACCTGGAGGCCCAGGGCATCTGGGTCTTCTCCGCGGGCGTCAAGACCCTGGCCGAGGAGATGCCCGAGGCCTACAAGGACGTGGACGACGTGGTGGACGCGGTGGCCGGCGCGGGGATCTCCCGCCGGGTCGCGCGGCTGCGGCCCATGGGGGTGGTGAAGGGATGA
- a CDS encoding methyl-accepting chemotaxis protein: MRAFLRNRRIKTKMVGAGLGIVAVMAAVAVVGGQAMRSVGTSYEVATHLLDGSGALQQMLRGMSEAVLSQEGELGVEPDMIATFQAGFDGFRRALVGLRAVDPAEAEAIAATWGPLEEALAAFLAATARVDMNDVQAVVRVGKMVGESERFAERLNELSHERMAQVGPVVRRAVVMASTGLGVGLALVLAVFGALYRGVAIPVNAMTAVVSRIQADSDLTRRLAAGSADEVGQASAALNRMLEQFQGVVRHIGVVSRELSAAAQQLAASTQKSRETMGRQEEGAQEMSTALAEMVATVEQVAESTVRAAREAERADRETAGALGAVEQTVTAVEALASEVKASSQALGALEAVGHEIGAVLEVIRDVADQTNLLALNAAIEAARAGEQGRGFAVVADEVRKLAERTRQSTEQIGRMIERFQGGLASALAAMGKSVASAEDTRRRAGGLGSSLGAMGTAVRLIAQMNEQIAGAAQEQGAVAQSVNHNVEGLRDVAGETAQRAAEADQAANALADTARQLDELVGQFRT, from the coding sequence ATGCGAGCATTCCTCCGCAACCGCAGGATCAAGACCAAGATGGTCGGGGCCGGCCTCGGAATCGTGGCCGTCATGGCCGCCGTCGCCGTCGTGGGGGGGCAGGCGATGCGCAGCGTGGGCACCAGCTACGAAGTGGCGACGCACCTTCTCGACGGTTCCGGCGCGCTGCAGCAGATGCTTCGGGGCATGAGCGAGGCGGTGCTCTCCCAGGAGGGCGAGCTGGGGGTCGAGCCCGACATGATCGCCACGTTCCAGGCGGGGTTCGACGGTTTTCGCAGGGCGCTCGTGGGGCTTCGAGCCGTGGACCCCGCCGAGGCGGAGGCGATCGCTGCGACCTGGGGGCCGCTCGAGGAGGCCCTGGCGGCGTTTCTGGCCGCCACGGCCCGCGTGGACATGAACGACGTCCAGGCCGTGGTGCGGGTGGGCAAGATGGTTGGAGAGAGCGAGCGGTTCGCCGAGCGCCTCAACGAGCTCTCCCACGAGAGGATGGCCCAGGTCGGACCGGTGGTGCGGCGGGCCGTCGTCATGGCCTCGACCGGGTTGGGGGTCGGGCTCGCCCTGGTCCTGGCGGTATTCGGGGCTCTCTACCGGGGCGTCGCGATCCCCGTGAATGCCATGACGGCGGTCGTTTCCAGGATCCAGGCCGACTCCGACCTCACGCGCCGGCTGGCCGCGGGCAGCGCCGACGAGGTGGGCCAGGCTTCGGCGGCCCTCAACCGGATGCTCGAGCAGTTCCAGGGCGTGGTGCGGCACATCGGGGTGGTGAGCCGTGAGCTCTCCGCGGCGGCCCAGCAACTGGCCGCTTCCACCCAAAAATCCCGCGAGACGATGGGGCGCCAGGAGGAGGGCGCCCAGGAGATGTCTACGGCGCTCGCCGAGATGGTGGCGACGGTGGAGCAGGTGGCCGAGAGCACGGTGCGCGCCGCGCGGGAGGCGGAGCGGGCCGACCGGGAGACCGCCGGCGCCCTCGGCGCGGTGGAGCAGACGGTGACGGCCGTCGAGGCGCTCGCCTCGGAAGTCAAGGCGTCCTCCCAGGCGCTGGGCGCCCTGGAGGCGGTGGGGCACGAAATCGGGGCGGTGCTCGAGGTGATCCGGGACGTGGCCGACCAGACGAACCTGCTGGCGCTCAATGCCGCCATCGAGGCCGCCCGGGCCGGGGAGCAGGGTCGGGGGTTCGCGGTGGTGGCCGACGAGGTACGAAAGCTCGCCGAGCGGACCCGGCAGTCCACGGAGCAGATCGGGAGGATGATCGAGAGGTTCCAGGGGGGGCTCGCGAGCGCCCTGGCAGCCATGGGCAAGAGCGTGGCGAGCGCGGAGGATACCCGCCGGCGCGCCGGGGGGCTCGGGAGTTCGCTCGGGGCCATGGGCACCGCCGTGCGGCTGATCGCCCAGATGAACGAGCAGATTGCGGGCGCTGCCCAGGAGCAGGGCGCCGTGGCCCAGTCGGTCAACCACAACGTCGAAGGGCTCCGGGACGTGGCCGGGGAGACCGCCCAGCGGGCCGCGGAAGCGGATCAGGCGGCGAACGCCCTCGCCGATACGGCCCGGCAGCTCGACGAGTTGGTGGGGCAGTTTCGGACCTGA